One segment of Urocitellus parryii isolate mUroPar1 chromosome 5, mUroPar1.hap1, whole genome shotgun sequence DNA contains the following:
- the Hnrnpf gene encoding heterogeneous nuclear ribonucleoprotein F: MMLGPEGGEGFVVKLRGLPWSCSIEDVQNFLSDCTIHDGVAGVHFIYTREGRQSGEAFVELESEDDVKMALKKDRESMGHRYIEVFKSHRTEMDWVLKHSGPNSADTANDGFVRLRGLPFGCTKEEIVQFFSGLEIVPNGITLPVDPEGKITGEAFVQFASQELAEKALGKHKERIGHRYIEVFKSSQEEVRSYSDPPLKFMSVQRPGPYDRPGTARRYIGIVKQAGLERMRSGAYSAGYGGYEEYSGLSDGYGFTTDLFGRDLSYCLSGMYDHRYGDGEFTVQSTTGHCVHMRGLPYKATENDIYNFFSPLNPVRVHIEIGPDGRVTGEADVEFATHEEAVAAMSKDRANMQHRYIELFLNSTTGASNGAYSSQVMQGMGVSAAQATYSGLESQSVSGCYGAGYSGQNSMGGYD, translated from the coding sequence ATGATGCTGGGCCCTGAGGGAGGTGAAGGTTTTGTGGTCAAACTCCGTGGCCTGCCCTGGTCCTGCTCAATTGAGGACGTGCAGAACTTTCTCTCCGACTGCACAATTCACGATGGGGTTGCAGGTGTCCATTTCATTTACACTAGAGAAGGCAGGCAGAGTGGTGAGGCTTTTGTTGAACTTGAATCAGAAGATGATGTAAAAATGGCCCTGAAAAAAGACAGGGAAAGCATGGGACACCGGTACATCGAGGTGTTCAAATCACACAGAACCGAGATGGATTGGGTGTTGAAGCACAGTGGTCCAAACAGCGCCGACACTGCCAATGACGGCTTCGTGCGGCTTCGGGGACTCCCGTTTGGATGCACAAAGGAAGAAATCGTTCAGTTCTTCTCAGGGTTGGAAATTGTGCCAAACGGGATCACATTGCCTGTGGACCCCGAGGGCAAGATTACAGGGGAGGCCTTCGTGCAGTTTGCCTCACAGGAATTAGCTGAAAAGGCTCTAGGGAAGCACAAGGAGAGAATAGGGCATAGGTATATCGAAGTGTTTAAGAGCAGTcaggaggaagttaggtcatatTCTGATCCGCCTCTGAAGTTCATGTCTGTGCAGCGGCCGGGGCCCTATGACCGGCCAGGCACAGCCCGGAGGTACATTGGCATCGTGAAGCAGGCGGGCCTGGAGAGGATGAGGTCTGGTGCCTACAGTGCAGGCTATGGGGGCTATGAGGAGTACAGCGGCCTGAGTGATGGCTACGGCTTTACCACCGACCTGTTTGGGAGAGACCTCAGTTACTGTCTCTCAGGAATGTATGACCATAGGTATGGAGATGGTGAATTCACAGTGCAGAGCACCACTGGCCACTGTGTCCACATGAGGGGGCTGCCCTACAAAGCAACAGAGAACGACATTTACAACTTCTTCTCTCCACTCAACCCTGTGAGAGTCCATATTGAGATTGGCCCTGATGGTAGAGTGACGGGCGAAGCAGATGTTGAGTTTGCCACCCATGAAGAAGCTGTGGCAGCTATGTCAAAAGACAGGGCCAACATGCAGCACAGATACATAGAACTCTTCCTGAATTCAACAACAGGGGCCAGCAATGGGGCTTATAGCAGCCAGGTGATGCAGGGCATGGGGGTGTCAGCTGCCCAGGCCACCTATAGTGGCCTGGAGAGCCAGTCAGTGAGTGGCTGTTATGGGGCCGGCTATAGCGGTCAGAACAGCATGGGTGGATATGACTAG